A portion of the Paenibacillus sp. PvR098 genome contains these proteins:
- a CDS encoding helicase-related protein, with translation MKALVYVLLYPKGSSWHVSLDMRADRDHWVGLHGNRFKLRVLEPALSFGQALELVHYISQKTPMEKQLDMLRSGGREIGITREKLREWQLWEWTPSQRGHSSMDGDAKLKRVLTAMTASLEGRFLLLGEFQAFMQHQDEAYWAEAPDYYLQRAWLQGRIVLEAGVEKREPIWGLRSLLPRATRGRCRRCGSQGAQRHLKGEGTGQRPGEEPESVVWTDCPHCEGPCPYCEACLTMGRVRYCTPFIRVGECSDRRKTGEMTPEPDRHALLSPWGLSEVQAEASGSALKFLKANKSLSRKNDKMQPAAKFLIWAVTGAGKTEMIFPMIQYTLACGGKVAIATPRRDVVLELKPRLEKAFPSARVVTLYGGSEQRWEQGELTLATTHQLMRFRQAFELVIVDELDAFPYHNNPQLQYAAEQVCVSGGAYILLSATPPLELQRAVQKGTLPHARVAARYHRHPLPVPSLLVCSPLRQTLQQGELPDKLKQKLKASLDRGAQIFIFVPKIAMVEPFTELLRGFFRDINIQGTSSKDADRASKVTEFRAAKIRMLVTTTILERGVTIPKSDVFILDADSPVFDAAALVQMAGRAGRSAQDPKGLVVFAAKEKTRSQSQAVKQIEDMNVLARKKGYIDS, from the coding sequence ATGAAGGCTTTGGTCTATGTTTTGCTTTATCCGAAAGGCAGTTCCTGGCACGTTTCCTTGGATATGCGAGCCGACAGAGACCATTGGGTCGGATTACACGGCAACCGATTCAAACTTCGTGTGCTGGAGCCCGCCTTATCTTTCGGACAAGCTTTGGAGCTGGTGCATTATATTTCGCAAAAGACACCGATGGAGAAGCAGCTGGACATGCTGCGCAGCGGAGGCAGGGAGATCGGGATCACTCGGGAGAAGCTAAGAGAGTGGCAGTTGTGGGAATGGACGCCATCTCAGCGGGGGCATTCTTCTATGGACGGTGATGCAAAGCTAAAGCGAGTGCTCACGGCGATGACGGCGTCGCTGGAGGGGCGTTTTTTGCTTTTGGGGGAGTTTCAGGCATTCATGCAGCACCAGGACGAAGCATATTGGGCAGAGGCACCGGATTACTACTTGCAGCGTGCTTGGCTGCAGGGACGCATCGTGCTCGAAGCTGGCGTGGAGAAGCGGGAGCCTATCTGGGGACTGAGGTCCTTGCTGCCTAGGGCAACGAGAGGGCGTTGTAGACGGTGTGGGAGCCAAGGGGCTCAGCGACATCTCAAAGGGGAGGGAACCGGACAGCGGCCCGGAGAAGAACCGGAATCGGTTGTATGGACCGATTGCCCGCATTGCGAAGGCCCATGTCCTTACTGTGAAGCGTGCTTAACGATGGGACGCGTACGGTACTGCACACCATTTATCCGAGTAGGGGAGTGTAGTGATAGGCGAAAAACGGGCGAGATGACACCAGAGCCTGATCGGCATGCTTTGCTCAGCCCATGGGGGTTAAGTGAGGTTCAAGCAGAAGCATCGGGATCGGCGTTGAAATTTTTGAAAGCAAATAAGTCCCTTTCAAGGAAAAATGATAAAATGCAGCCGGCTGCTAAATTTTTGATCTGGGCCGTGACCGGAGCGGGGAAAACGGAAATGATTTTTCCGATGATTCAATATACGCTGGCTTGCGGCGGTAAAGTGGCGATCGCTACCCCTAGACGCGACGTGGTGCTTGAGCTGAAGCCGCGGCTTGAGAAAGCTTTTCCGTCGGCCAGGGTGGTCACGCTCTATGGCGGGAGTGAGCAGCGATGGGAGCAAGGGGAGCTTACTTTGGCTACAACGCACCAATTGATGCGGTTTCGCCAGGCGTTCGAGCTTGTGATCGTGGACGAGCTGGATGCATTCCCTTACCACAATAACCCGCAGCTGCAGTATGCGGCGGAGCAGGTTTGTGTCTCGGGGGGCGCGTATATCCTGCTGTCGGCAACACCACCGTTAGAACTGCAGAGGGCGGTACAAAAAGGAACGCTGCCGCATGCGCGAGTAGCCGCAAGGTATCATCGGCATCCTCTTCCGGTGCCCTCCCTGTTGGTGTGTTCTCCTTTGAGGCAAACGCTTCAGCAGGGCGAATTGCCTGACAAGCTAAAGCAAAAGCTGAAGGCTTCGCTTGACCGAGGCGCTCAAATCTTCATATTTGTGCCGAAAATCGCGATGGTCGAGCCGTTCACGGAGCTTCTGCGTGGGTTCTTCCGCGACATAAACATACAGGGCACGTCTTCCAAGGATGCAGACCGCGCGAGCAAAGTAACCGAATTTCGTGCCGCGAAAATTCGAATGCTGGTGACGACGACAATTCTGGAGCGGGGGGTTACGATACCCAAATCGGATGTGTTTATTTTGGATGCGGACTCGCCTGTTTTTGATGCTGCTGCGCTGGTCCAAATGGCCGGAAGAGCGGGGAGATCCGCTCAGGACCCAAAGGGGCTTGTCGTGTTTGCCGCAAAAGAAAAGACCCGTTCTCAATCTCAGGCTGTAAAGCAAATCGAGGATATGAATGTTCTGGCTCGAAAGAAAGGGTATATCGATTCATAG
- a CDS encoding stalk domain-containing protein → MILQKKWRKLSCVVLTASLLMSSWPGTGGNAAYAATEPTVTMVSQEILTSGAVMKNYVWKSTRSNKEILVNGKVIEVDLTNPNVKLDVMTGTGNQFTKRQTILGMTKETKAVAGVNGDFYNTQAEGVPMGPQISGGELMATPPYLHGFYSFGLDKDNKPVVDLFTFKGSIIAKDGTAYPLGGINKTYYWFEPNGEHSHIDGMFMYTNAWGQIDRSNDGVTVPTEVLVQNGIVKQIAVNGIIRMVAPEDGYILRASGKAADFVVAHLKEGDPLKADYQVLAQDPNKTYDVSTFKMMIGGHTIMVDEGKPASYSREVSSLCCNRSRTAIGYSKDMKTAYLITVDNFGDSKGLSMKELQQFMIKVGVWKGLNLDGGGSTQMAARPLGEFEPVLVNKTETGAQRSVVNGVGVYSTAPQGEAKEIFIQAPSFMFVGEQATLSYKGYDIYYNPVETSKVPAQWSVTDNRGTFKDSVFTATKSGVAKVTAVSGKGQATADIEVVGRNQLKSMKINTDERALSEGETVNLPAVIATNLAGKSREIPPQLIQWEVLGIKGEMANGTLKVTSLAGSTGAQLIAKYDGYSTTAVIPVGVDKVWYDLDNFAVMTQTSVKPQEVKAGVAIKPGETGNKYLELNYDFTQGKGNKWAYATLDTGVVIEGQPQYMKVKVNGDESLNWLRAEILDNAGKVHLVNLARSIDWKGWKQVTADLSDYPISYPIRVKSIYVVNEEIGQDERLAKSAIGIDDITFTYRGSMEKPSFNSISLTINKIAVTVNGKGMTLEQAPVIEKGNTLIPIRFVTDALGGTVRWDDAERKVTVIRGGKMIDLWIDNPDLIVNGQRVTAEVPPVIRNNLTMVPLRILSENLGWKVTWNEKTRQVTLQ, encoded by the coding sequence GTGATTTTGCAAAAGAAATGGCGAAAGCTGTCGTGTGTCGTGCTTACAGCGTCTTTGCTTATGTCGTCTTGGCCGGGAACAGGTGGGAATGCGGCTTACGCAGCGACCGAACCGACCGTGACGATGGTAAGTCAGGAAATTTTGACATCCGGTGCTGTGATGAAGAACTATGTTTGGAAATCTACGCGAAGTAATAAAGAAATCCTGGTTAATGGAAAGGTTATCGAAGTCGATCTGACGAACCCTAACGTGAAGCTGGATGTCATGACCGGTACGGGAAATCAGTTTACGAAGAGACAAACTATTCTGGGTATGACGAAGGAAACAAAGGCGGTTGCCGGGGTAAACGGTGACTTCTATAATACGCAGGCGGAAGGTGTGCCCATGGGGCCGCAGATTTCGGGTGGAGAGCTGATGGCTACGCCTCCATATTTGCATGGATTTTATTCCTTTGGGTTGGATAAAGATAACAAGCCCGTTGTAGATTTATTTACTTTTAAAGGATCAATCATTGCCAAAGATGGAACGGCCTACCCGCTGGGCGGCATCAATAAAACGTACTACTGGTTCGAGCCGAACGGAGAACATAGCCATATCGACGGCATGTTTATGTACACGAACGCATGGGGTCAGATCGACCGCTCCAATGACGGAGTAACCGTACCAACAGAGGTTTTGGTTCAAAATGGCATAGTCAAACAGATCGCTGTCAATGGAATCATCAGGATGGTAGCCCCAGAGGACGGTTACATTCTTCGCGCGTCCGGCAAAGCGGCGGATTTTGTAGTCGCGCACTTGAAAGAGGGCGATCCGCTGAAAGCCGATTATCAAGTGCTTGCACAGGATCCGAATAAGACTTATGACGTCAGCACGTTTAAAATGATGATTGGCGGTCACACTATCATGGTGGACGAGGGTAAACCTGCCAGTTACTCGCGTGAAGTGTCCAGTCTTTGCTGCAATCGTTCGCGTACAGCAATCGGGTATTCGAAAGATATGAAAACGGCCTATCTGATTACCGTTGATAACTTCGGCGATAGCAAAGGTCTCAGTATGAAGGAACTGCAGCAATTTATGATTAAGGTAGGCGTGTGGAAAGGTCTGAATCTGGACGGTGGCGGATCGACGCAGATGGCCGCACGTCCACTCGGGGAATTTGAGCCGGTTCTAGTCAATAAGACAGAAACGGGAGCCCAGCGGAGTGTTGTCAACGGTGTAGGGGTGTACTCGACTGCGCCGCAAGGAGAGGCGAAGGAGATCTTCATCCAGGCCCCGAGCTTCATGTTCGTGGGAGAACAGGCGACTCTAAGCTATAAGGGCTATGATATTTACTATAATCCGGTGGAAACCAGTAAAGTGCCTGCTCAGTGGAGCGTAACAGACAATAGAGGCACCTTTAAAGACAGTGTGTTCACTGCGACGAAGTCGGGGGTGGCCAAAGTGACCGCTGTGAGCGGTAAGGGGCAGGCGACAGCAGATATCGAAGTGGTAGGCAGAAACCAATTGAAGAGCATGAAAATCAACACCGATGAAAGGGCGCTTTCCGAGGGGGAAACGGTTAACCTTCCTGCGGTCATCGCGACTAACTTGGCTGGAAAAAGCAGAGAAATCCCGCCACAACTTATTCAATGGGAAGTACTCGGCATTAAGGGAGAAATGGCCAACGGAACATTGAAAGTAACCAGCTTGGCTGGAAGCACTGGTGCCCAGCTCATAGCCAAATATGACGGTTACAGCACAACGGCCGTGATACCTGTAGGGGTTGATAAGGTTTGGTATGATCTGGACAATTTTGCAGTTATGACCCAGACCAGCGTGAAGCCTCAGGAGGTTAAGGCTGGAGTAGCTATTAAGCCAGGTGAAACAGGAAACAAGTACCTTGAGCTGAATTATGATTTCACGCAAGGTAAGGGGAATAAATGGGCGTATGCGACGCTGGATACTGGCGTTGTAATTGAAGGTCAGCCTCAATATATGAAGGTAAAGGTCAATGGTGACGAAAGCCTGAACTGGCTTCGTGCTGAAATACTGGATAACGCGGGTAAGGTTCATTTGGTGAATTTGGCGCGCAGCATCGACTGGAAGGGATGGAAGCAGGTGACCGCCGATCTGTCCGATTACCCTATCAGTTATCCGATCCGGGTGAAAAGCATTTATGTTGTGAATGAGGAGATTGGTCAGGATGAGCGGCTCGCCAAGAGCGCTATCGGGATTGACGACATCACATTTACGTATAGAGGCAGCATGGAGAAGCCTTCTTTCAATTCGATTAGCTTGACGATCAATAAGATAGCAGTGACCGTGAACGGAAAAGGGATGACGCTGGAGCAAGCGCCAGTGATTGAGAAGGGGAATACATTGATCCCGATTCGTTTTGTGACGGATGCTCTTGGAGGTACGGTACGTTGGGACGATGCGGAGCGCAAGGTCACCGTCATTCGCGGCGGCAAAATGATTGATCTTTGGATTGATAATCCCGACCTGATCGTGAATGGTCAACGAGTCACGGCAGAGGTGCCGCCGGTAATTAGGAACAATTTAACGATGGTTCCGCTTCGCATTTTATCGGAAAATTTAGGATGGAAAGTGACGTGGAACGAGAAGACCCGCCAAGTGACCTTGCAATAA
- the flgK gene encoding flagellar hook-associated protein FlgK produces MRSTFGGIEIAKRSLFTQQAALTTTGHNIANANTKGYSRQVVNMVASRPIEYPGLMRSNVPGQMGQGVEFDQIKRVREGFLDNQFHNENKALGEWSIRKDTLDKLEAIINEPSDTGIRQTIEGFWNAWQELSKSPENTTARVLVKERALAMTDAFNHTARQLKELSGDLTESVSIKTNEVNTILSQVAKLNEEIYRIEGLGNSANDLRDQRDLLVDNLSSIINISYTEEANGYNIQMGNVQLVAGRQVATVFTRESLEAHVATGNLNSGEVYGMLQSRDYNVANYQFQLDSMLKVLVQGDVQVTLPKDAVIPAGTTLTVVNPDGTTQPRTFGTTIAERTLTEDLPVIVKGFNGLHELGYSGSSPLTSGIPFFSLKPGTTEFSAENVTVNATVLNDVSNISSSLRTYMDTDGTEKVVKGNNDMALLLAGIRGKRVSFEPSPTGRPILTDGTFDEFFRSMVGELGVQSQEAARQATNQQILVDQVDSRRQAVSGVSLDEEMVNMIKFQHAYNAAARSLTTFDEMLDKVINGMGVVGR; encoded by the coding sequence ATGCGTTCTACATTTGGCGGGATTGAAATAGCCAAGCGAAGCTTGTTTACACAGCAAGCAGCTTTAACGACAACCGGGCATAATATTGCGAATGCGAATACCAAGGGATATTCCCGTCAGGTTGTGAATATGGTCGCTTCGAGGCCGATCGAGTACCCCGGGCTTATGCGCAGTAATGTGCCGGGGCAAATGGGGCAGGGTGTAGAGTTCGATCAGATCAAGCGGGTTCGAGAAGGATTTTTAGATAACCAATTTCATAATGAGAACAAAGCACTGGGCGAATGGTCGATTAGGAAGGACACATTGGATAAGCTTGAGGCTATCATTAACGAACCGTCAGATACGGGAATCAGACAGACCATTGAAGGTTTTTGGAATGCATGGCAGGAGCTTAGTAAATCACCTGAAAACACTACGGCGCGGGTTCTAGTTAAAGAGCGAGCACTGGCAATGACGGATGCATTTAACCATACGGCTCGACAATTGAAAGAACTTTCTGGTGATTTGACGGAGAGCGTGAGCATCAAAACCAATGAAGTAAATACTATACTTTCGCAGGTTGCAAAGCTGAATGAAGAAATATACCGAATCGAAGGACTTGGTAATAGCGCCAATGATTTACGTGACCAGCGCGATTTACTTGTAGATAATTTGTCTAGCATTATTAACATTTCGTACACAGAAGAAGCGAATGGTTACAATATTCAGATGGGGAATGTTCAATTGGTTGCAGGGAGGCAGGTAGCGACTGTTTTTACGAGGGAGTCGCTAGAAGCGCATGTCGCTACCGGCAATCTGAACAGCGGCGAAGTATACGGGATGCTCCAATCCCGAGACTATAATGTGGCCAATTATCAGTTTCAGTTGGATTCCATGCTGAAGGTATTGGTGCAAGGCGACGTCCAAGTCACGCTGCCCAAGGATGCAGTGATTCCGGCAGGAACAACGTTGACTGTCGTTAATCCTGATGGCACGACCCAACCTAGAACTTTTGGAACAACGATAGCAGAACGTACTTTGACTGAAGACCTTCCGGTTATCGTGAAAGGGTTTAACGGTTTGCATGAACTTGGATATTCCGGAAGTAGTCCTTTGACATCGGGCATTCCCTTCTTCTCTTTAAAGCCTGGGACTACAGAATTCAGTGCGGAGAACGTCACGGTTAATGCAACAGTATTGAATGATGTATCTAATATTTCTTCCTCTTTGAGAACTTACATGGATACCGATGGAACAGAGAAAGTAGTAAAAGGTAACAATGACATGGCTTTACTGCTGGCTGGTATCCGAGGGAAGAGGGTTAGCTTTGAACCTTCGCCCACAGGCAGACCCATTCTGACGGATGGTACCTTTGATGAATTTTTCCGTTCTATGGTTGGAGAGTTGGGTGTGCAGAGCCAAGAGGCTGCACGTCAAGCGACCAATCAACAGATTTTGGTTGATCAAGTGGACTCCAGAAGACAAGCCGTGAGTGGTGTGTCGCTTGATGAAGAAATGGTCAATATGATTAAATTCCAACATGCCTATAATGCAGCGGCGCGCTCATTAACCACCTTCGATGAAATGCTGGATAAAGTAATCAATGGTATGGGTGTAGTTGGGCGATAG
- the flgM gene encoding flagellar biosynthesis anti-sigma factor FlgM, whose translation MKINGTNQVSSVNQYKKSQEYMQTAASDKKSKSKDQVEISDVAKELHGNSGIVSADRERLDELKKSVKAGTYHVDARTVAEKIFPFLKS comes from the coding sequence ATGAAGATTAACGGGACGAATCAAGTGAGTTCGGTAAATCAATATAAGAAGAGCCAGGAATATATGCAGACAGCTGCATCCGATAAGAAGAGCAAGTCGAAAGATCAGGTGGAGATTTCGGATGTAGCCAAGGAGCTGCACGGCAATTCGGGGATCGTATCGGCCGACCGGGAAAGACTAGACGAATTGAAGAAATCGGTGAAAGCGGGTACGTATCATGTCGATGCCCGCACGGTGGCTGAGAAAATATTTCCATTTTTAAAATCCTAA
- a CDS encoding sensor histidine kinase yields MSVDVFDRVIKNAIDVMENSKYQIFEICESVRAEREALNKELQMVIEETARTIDTVDRFEVEYRRSRVRLTEVSRDFKRFNEEDIRTAYEAATQLQAQLAIHREKELHLKMRRDDLQKRLKNLDTQLERAEALVSQFSVVLEYLTGDLNQVTRLLESAKNRQLLGLKIILAQEEERKRIAREIHDGLAQNMANMVLRTEITERMLAKQAYNAVKSELNDLKFSVRSGIEEVRKIIFNLRPMALDDLGLVPTLRKFIQDYEEKSKIRTNFELIGKEIRLPSGMEVAVYRLVQEAFSNVHKHAAASFVTLELTFQQQMIKLTITDNGVGFISDNIDKKIADGTHYGLMGMRERVELLEGRLDIHSTVGVGTKVSMVIPIKSESKED; encoded by the coding sequence ATGTCTGTCGATGTTTTTGACCGCGTCATCAAGAATGCCATTGATGTCATGGAGAATAGCAAATACCAAATTTTCGAGATCTGTGAAAGCGTCCGGGCAGAACGCGAAGCGCTGAACAAAGAACTGCAAATGGTAATCGAAGAAACGGCGAGAACGATTGATACGGTAGACCGCTTTGAGGTGGAATACCGGCGTTCTCGTGTGCGTTTGACAGAAGTAAGCCGTGATTTCAAGCGTTTCAATGAGGAAGATATTCGTACGGCTTATGAAGCGGCTACCCAGCTTCAAGCCCAATTGGCGATCCATAGGGAAAAAGAGCTGCATCTGAAGATGCGGAGGGACGATCTGCAGAAACGTTTGAAAAACTTGGACACGCAGCTCGAGCGAGCGGAAGCGCTCGTTTCTCAATTCAGCGTCGTGCTGGAGTATTTGACCGGCGATTTGAATCAAGTTACGCGGCTCTTGGAGTCAGCTAAGAATCGTCAGCTTCTGGGACTCAAAATTATTTTGGCTCAGGAGGAGGAACGCAAGCGGATCGCGCGTGAAATCCATGACGGACTGGCCCAGAATATGGCGAACATGGTGCTTAGGACAGAAATTACTGAAAGAATGCTGGCCAAGCAGGCTTATAATGCTGTGAAGAGTGAACTCAATGACTTGAAGTTTAGTGTCAGGAGCGGGATTGAAGAGGTCCGTAAGATCATCTTCAATCTCCGTCCCATGGCGCTCGACGATCTTGGTTTAGTCCCGACATTAAGGAAATTCATACAAGATTATGAAGAGAAATCAAAAATTCGAACGAACTTTGAATTAATCGGCAAAGAAATCCGTCTGCCCTCCGGCATGGAGGTGGCGGTGTACCGTTTGGTTCAAGAAGCATTCTCCAATGTGCATAAGCACGCCGCAGCTTCATTCGTCACACTAGAGCTCACATTCCAGCAGCAAATGATCAAACTCACGATCACGGATAACGGGGTCGGTTTCATTTCAGACAATATCGATAAGAAAATCGCTGACGGTACTCATTATGGGTTAATGGGCATGCGCGAACGCGTGGAGCTGCTCGAAGGAAGACTCGATATTCATTCTACCGTTGGGGTTGGAACGAAAGTATCCATGGTCATACCGATCAAGTCAGAATCCAAGGAGGATTAA
- a CDS encoding response regulator transcription factor, which yields MDLMGSGKLPIKLVLADDHQLFREGVKRILNMESDLEVVGECGDGIQVLELCNTLHPDIVLMDINMPIENGVVATEKLKDIFPDIKVIILSIHDDESYVFETLRKGASGYLLKDMEAESLINAIRSVVAGHAYIHPKVTGKLINQLRRMTYLDEQGVASSSIAKEADVKYVHMDNSPLTRREAEVLRLMAEGKSNKMIGEFLYISEKTVKNHVSSILQKMEVDDRTQAVIVAIKNGWVTL from the coding sequence ATGGACCTTATGGGCAGCGGCAAACTCCCTATTAAGCTTGTTCTCGCGGACGACCATCAACTGTTTCGCGAAGGGGTTAAACGCATTTTAAATATGGAGAGCGACCTGGAGGTTGTCGGGGAATGCGGCGACGGCATTCAGGTTCTTGAACTGTGTAATACACTGCATCCGGATATTGTGCTGATGGATATCAACATGCCTATCGAGAACGGTGTAGTGGCTACAGAGAAGCTGAAAGACATTTTTCCGGACATTAAAGTGATCATTTTGTCCATTCATGACGATGAGAGCTACGTGTTTGAAACGCTTCGTAAAGGTGCATCCGGCTATCTGTTGAAGGACATGGAGGCAGAGTCGCTGATTAATGCCATTCGTTCAGTCGTCGCAGGGCACGCTTATATTCATCCGAAGGTGACCGGGAAGCTGATTAATCAGCTTCGCCGCATGACGTATCTGGACGAGCAGGGAGTTGCCTCATCCAGTATAGCAAAAGAGGCTGATGTAAAATATGTACATATGGATAACAGTCCGTTGACGCGCCGGGAAGCCGAAGTACTCCGCCTGATGGCCGAAGGCAAGAGCAACAAGATGATCGGTGAGTTCCTTTATATCAGTGAAAAGACGGTAAAGAACCATGTCAGCAGTATTTTGCAAAAAATGGAGGTTGACGATCGTACCCAAGCGGTTATCGTGGCGATAAAAAACGGTTGGGTCACGTTATAA
- a CDS encoding ComF family protein — protein MLKVSHVIRWIARWIGQTETLLTPSSSSCLVCGGRESGVRRIPVCRRCYELIPWIHEVRCDRCGRHEECPDCPRRIDTHFTQNRSVVRYDEHMKDWLAIYKYRGKESLAKVLGPMLLHAYHMHHKGKVISDAAEWITYVPLSGQRLAERGFNQAEQLARELGRLTGIPVVPLLTRTRHTDKQSFKARAERLDDMLGVFAPDLGQITPIAAACRKGQVRLYLVDDVYTTGSTFNECARTIRTILPVRVYGISWAR, from the coding sequence TTGTTGAAGGTTAGCCATGTGATTCGGTGGATTGCCCGCTGGATAGGCCAGACGGAGACATTGCTTACGCCGAGTTCCTCGTCCTGCCTCGTGTGCGGCGGAAGAGAAAGTGGGGTCAGGCGTATACCCGTCTGCCGGCGCTGCTATGAGCTCATTCCATGGATCCATGAAGTTCGGTGTGATCGGTGCGGACGGCATGAGGAGTGCCCGGACTGTCCACGGCGCATAGATACACATTTCACCCAGAACCGCAGTGTTGTTCGTTATGACGAACATATGAAAGATTGGCTGGCCATTTATAAATACCGGGGCAAAGAATCACTTGCAAAGGTGCTCGGCCCTATGCTGCTGCACGCTTATCATATGCATCATAAGGGCAAGGTTATATCTGATGCGGCCGAGTGGATCACTTACGTTCCTTTGAGTGGACAAAGGCTTGCCGAGCGGGGGTTTAATCAAGCGGAGCAGCTCGCTAGAGAACTTGGAAGGTTGACCGGCATACCTGTGGTTCCTTTGCTGACCAGAACGCGTCATACCGACAAGCAAAGCTTCAAAGCCAGAGCCGAGCGGCTTGATGACATGCTGGGGGTTTTTGCTCCTGATCTTGGTCAAATCACTCCCATTGCCGCGGCATGCAGAAAAGGACAAGTACGCCTCTACCTTGTAGATGATGTGTATACGACGGGAAGTACCTTTAACGAATGCGCCCGCACGATCAGGACGATTTTGCCGGTTCGTGTATATGGTATCAGTTGGGCAAGGTAG
- a CDS encoding flagellar protein, which produces MSLNVENCVRCGKVYLKNNFGMCTNCIKDIEAEYEKCLKFLRENRTCTIQELSDETGVDMKQIVKFIREGRISIRNNPNMGYECDMCGTIIRTNNICDNCRSRLAKDFDHLHEDEERKKSREEQQRGSAFKIREDRTKN; this is translated from the coding sequence ATGAGTCTCAATGTGGAAAACTGTGTGCGCTGCGGTAAAGTGTATTTAAAAAATAACTTTGGTATGTGTACGAACTGTATTAAGGATATTGAAGCTGAATATGAGAAGTGCTTAAAGTTCCTTCGGGAAAACCGGACATGCACGATTCAAGAGCTGAGCGACGAAACAGGCGTGGATATGAAGCAGATTGTGAAGTTTATTCGTGAAGGACGTATTTCCATTAGAAATAATCCGAATATGGGCTATGAATGTGACATGTGCGGAACGATTATTCGTACGAACAATATATGCGACAACTGCCGATCTCGCTTGGCCAAGGACTTTGATCATCTTCATGAAGACGAGGAACGGAAGAAATCCCGAGAGGAACAACAAAGGGGTTCTGCCTTCAAAATCAGGGAAGATCGAACAAAAAATTGA
- a CDS encoding flagellar protein FlgN, which yields MSLEALLQTMAELNDVHNTLLDLAERKKHVLIHNEVEQLTQIVNKENKLLKRIGELDQQRVEATGAFLMEKGYKPNPRVTVSDLTKIIFNIDEKKMLMDEQKRLMAMIRKLRERNQLNQQLLEHSLAFVNYSLDLIVGAPEDDVVYTNPQQQTYGTKRQGLFDTRA from the coding sequence ATGTCTTTGGAAGCCTTGCTACAAACAATGGCAGAGCTGAATGATGTTCATAACACCTTATTGGATTTGGCAGAGCGGAAGAAGCATGTGCTTATCCATAATGAAGTGGAGCAATTAACGCAAATTGTGAACAAAGAAAACAAGCTGCTGAAGCGGATCGGGGAATTGGATCAGCAGCGGGTGGAAGCGACCGGGGCCTTTTTGATGGAGAAAGGGTATAAACCGAACCCCCGAGTGACCGTCAGCGACTTGACGAAGATAATTTTTAACATAGATGAGAAAAAAATGTTAATGGATGAACAGAAGCGACTCATGGCAATGATTCGCAAGCTGCGGGAGAGGAATCAGTTGAATCAGCAGTTGCTGGAACATTCACTGGCGTTTGTTAATTATTCCCTGGACCTTATTGTTGGGGCACCTGAGGATGATGTAGTTTACACCAATCCACAGCAGCAAACGTACGGTACGAAACGCCAAGGGCTTTTTGATACAAGAGCATGA